A part of Halobaculum sp. MBLA0143 genomic DNA contains:
- a CDS encoding VOC family protein, whose product MAYTLDHVMMRVEDDEEALDWYTTHLDYELKGEMEAETFTNYFLGPEDMHEDAAILELTHNHDGRSYEMGDAWGHIAVRVEDVEAAYAELMDEGVEDYRPPEENPGYAFVTDPDGHEIEIVERDHGARWSIDHTMMRVEDATEALGYWARTFEYLPAGRWEADTFANYFLEPQGAAQEAMSVELTYNYDGREYTMGDAWGHLCVRVDDLEDDWQTVVDRESEAYRDPESCGYSYAFTRDQDGHEVELIER is encoded by the coding sequence ATGGCGTACACGCTCGACCACGTGATGATGCGCGTGGAGGACGACGAGGAGGCACTCGACTGGTACACGACACATCTGGACTACGAGCTGAAAGGTGAGATGGAGGCAGAGACGTTCACGAACTACTTCCTCGGGCCCGAAGACATGCACGAGGACGCTGCCATCTTGGAGCTGACGCACAACCACGACGGTCGGAGCTACGAGATGGGCGACGCCTGGGGGCACATCGCTGTCCGCGTCGAGGACGTCGAGGCGGCGTACGCGGAGCTGATGGACGAAGGCGTCGAGGACTACCGTCCGCCGGAGGAGAACCCCGGGTACGCGTTCGTGACGGACCCGGACGGCCACGAGATCGAGATCGTCGAGCGCGACCACGGCGCCCGGTGGTCCATCGACCACACGATGATGCGCGTGGAAGACGCGACAGAGGCGCTGGGCTACTGGGCCCGGACGTTCGAGTACCTCCCGGCCGGGCGCTGGGAGGCGGACACGTTCGCCAACTACTTCCTGGAGCCGCAGGGCGCCGCCCAGGAGGCGATGTCGGTGGAGCTGACGTACAACTACGACGGCCGAGAGTACACGATGGGTGACGCCTGGGGTCACCTCTGTGTCCGGGTCGACGACCTGGAGGACGACTGGCAGACGGTCGTCGACCGGGAGAGCGAGGCGTACCGCGACCCCGAGTCGTGCGGCTACAGCTACGCGTTCACCCGAGACCAGGACGGCCACGAGGTCGAACTGATCGAACGCTAG
- a CDS encoding CrcB family protein, whose protein sequence is MDRTRLLLVAAGGAVGAVTRHAVGVAVGTPPGTLAANVAGSLLLGLLIARSLPDRVASFATTGFCSSFTTYSTFALETLTLPPPVAAAYVAGTYGLGIVAAAVGVRLGGRL, encoded by the coding sequence GTGGATCGAACACGCCTCCTGCTCGTCGCGGCCGGCGGCGCGGTCGGTGCGGTGACCCGACACGCCGTCGGTGTCGCCGTCGGGACGCCGCCGGGGACGCTCGCCGCGAACGTCGCCGGGAGCCTCCTGCTGGGGCTGTTGATCGCGCGGTCGCTGCCGGACCGGGTCGCGTCGTTCGCCACGACGGGCTTCTGCTCGTCGTTCACGACGTACTCGACGTTCGCGCTCGAGACGCTGACGCTGCCGCCGCCGGTCGCGGCCGCGTACGTCGCCGGAACGTACGGGCTGGGGATCGTCGCCGCGGCGGTCGGGGTCAGACTGGGGGGACGACTGTGA
- a CDS encoding transcription factor — MAFEDLLEDPVIQKYLHELVGPTGMPVAAAPPDGEVTDEELAEELGLELNDVRRALFILYENDLASYRRVRDEDSGWLTYLWTFQYDNIPENLEEELHRLLEGMEERRDYERDHQFYLCEVDSIRFEFEEAMEFGFECPECGSPLESMENSRLLESVEDRIAELRDELGVDRDREPAEA, encoded by the coding sequence ATGGCTTTTGAGGACCTCCTAGAGGACCCAGTGATCCAGAAGTACCTCCACGAACTCGTGGGTCCGACGGGGATGCCGGTCGCGGCAGCCCCGCCGGACGGCGAGGTGACCGACGAGGAGTTGGCCGAGGAGCTCGGCTTGGAGCTGAACGACGTGCGGCGGGCGTTGTTCATCCTCTACGAGAACGACCTGGCGTCGTACCGCCGCGTCCGCGACGAGGACTCCGGCTGGCTCACGTACCTCTGGACGTTCCAGTACGACAACATCCCGGAGAACCTGGAAGAGGAGCTCCACCGCCTGTTGGAGGGGATGGAGGAGCGCCGCGACTACGAGCGCGACCACCAGTTCTACCTCTGTGAGGTGGACTCCATCCGCTTCGAGTTCGAGGAGGCGATGGAGTTCGGCTTCGAGTGTCCGGAGTGTGGTTCCCCGTTGGAGTCGATGGAGAACTCGCGGCTGTTGGAGTCGGTGGAAGACCGGATCGCGGAGCTACGCGACGAGCTCGGCGTCGACCGGGACCGGGAGCCCGCAGAGGCCTGA
- a CDS encoding CrcB family protein, protein MTPVEATAVAAGGAVGATARAIVGRLLEGRRATALVNVVGSLLLGVVTGAVAAGRLSPTVATLLGTGLCGAFTTYSSLAVETESLLADGDVWTAVRFGGGTLLAAVVGAAVGGLLA, encoded by the coding sequence GTGACGCCCGTCGAAGCGACGGCGGTCGCGGCCGGCGGCGCCGTGGGGGCGACAGCGCGGGCAATCGTCGGCCGGCTACTGGAGGGACGCCGGGCGACGGCCCTCGTGAACGTCGTCGGGAGCCTGTTGTTGGGGGTCGTGACGGGCGCCGTCGCAGCCGGGCGCCTGTCGCCGACAGTGGCGACACTGCTGGGGACCGGACTGTGTGGCGCGTTCACGACGTACTCCTCGCTCGCGGTGGAGACGGAGTCGTTGCTCGCCGACGGCGACGTGTGGACGGCCGTCCGATTCGGCGGCGGAACCCTGCTCGCGGCGGTCGTCGGGGCGGCCGTCGGCGGTCTGCTCGCGTGA
- a CDS encoding tRNA (guanine(26)-N(2))-dimethyltransferase yields MTEITEGGVTVTVEEARDGASDGTSDAVFFNPEMELNRDLTVAVLRAHADRAGAGTYLDATAASGVRATRAAAEGYTVTAADVDPDAVALARENLADHDDATAVHEDANVLMHESRFDVVDLDPYGSPVPFADAALRSATELVCVTATDTAPLCGAHFESGRRRYETTPRNTEYHPEMGLRVLLSSLVRTAAKHDVAARPICSHVSRHYARTYLRVDRSATAANEAVGDLGHVYHCQDCLYREHERGLLADAPGDCPNCESNRLVTAGPLWLGEIADPTFVTDVRSALDDEMGEADRADRLLETVGNELGTPTHYDQHRLCELWGRPASAMDDFVGALRAAGHEAARAHYSGTAFETDATVAEIRAATEHLG; encoded by the coding sequence GTGACAGAGATCACGGAGGGTGGCGTCACCGTCACCGTGGAGGAGGCCCGCGACGGGGCCAGCGACGGGACGAGCGACGCGGTGTTCTTCAACCCGGAGATGGAGCTGAACCGCGACCTGACGGTAGCGGTGCTGCGGGCACACGCCGACCGGGCGGGCGCGGGGACGTACTTGGACGCGACGGCCGCGTCGGGCGTCCGAGCGACGCGGGCGGCCGCGGAGGGGTACACCGTCACCGCGGCGGACGTAGACCCGGACGCCGTCGCGCTGGCGAGAGAGAACCTCGCAGACCACGACGACGCGACGGCCGTCCACGAGGACGCCAACGTCCTCATGCACGAGTCGCGCTTCGACGTGGTGGACCTGGACCCGTACGGCTCCCCGGTGCCGTTCGCGGACGCGGCCCTCCGGAGCGCGACGGAGTTGGTGTGCGTGACGGCGACGGACACCGCCCCGCTGTGTGGCGCACACTTCGAGAGCGGGCGACGGCGCTACGAGACGACACCGCGCAACACGGAGTACCACCCGGAGATGGGGCTGCGGGTGTTGCTGTCGTCCCTCGTCCGGACGGCGGCGAAACACGACGTGGCCGCGCGACCGATCTGTTCGCACGTCTCGCGCCACTACGCCCGGACGTACCTCCGTGTCGACCGGTCCGCGACGGCCGCCAACGAGGCGGTCGGGGATCTGGGCCACGTCTACCACTGTCAGGACTGTCTCTACCGGGAACACGAGCGGGGGCTGCTGGCGGACGCGCCGGGTGACTGCCCGAACTGCGAGTCGAACCGGCTCGTCACCGCCGGGCCGCTGTGGCTGGGGGAGATCGCGGATCCGACGTTCGTCACGGACGTGCGGAGCGCCTTAGACGACGAGATGGGGGAGGCAGACCGCGCCGACCGCCTGTTGGAGACGGTCGGGAACGAACTCGGGACGCCGACCCACTACGACCAACACCGGCTGTGTGAGCTGTGGGGGCGGCCGGCGTCGGCGATGGACGACTTCGTCGGGGCGCTGCGTGCGGCCGGCCACGAGGCCGCTCGCGCCCACTACTCCGGGACGGCCTTCGAGACGGACGCGACCGTCGCGGAGATCCGCGCCGCGACGGAACACCTCGGGTGA
- a CDS encoding universal stress protein, with the protein MTLLVPYDGSELADTATVRAASFGEILDERVLAVTVVPRDNARYARSHEWLADGEAFHLDTVAERLRRRVAEIAPTAEFRYDLVDRNAPPGTISKRLRRIAADEDTSMLFVGSENAGRLTRSVASVGSGVAADAGYDVVIVRQARPAASTAVRAVEGELEDGVDAG; encoded by the coding sequence GTGACACTTCTCGTTCCGTACGACGGGTCGGAGCTCGCAGACACCGCGACCGTCCGTGCGGCGTCGTTCGGCGAGATCTTGGACGAACGTGTCCTCGCGGTCACGGTCGTCCCACGCGACAACGCGCGGTACGCCCGTAGCCACGAGTGGCTCGCCGACGGCGAGGCGTTCCACCTCGACACGGTCGCCGAACGGCTCCGCCGGCGTGTCGCCGAGATCGCGCCGACGGCGGAGTTTCGGTACGACCTCGTCGACCGAAACGCACCGCCCGGGACGATCTCGAAGCGACTCCGTCGGATCGCGGCGGACGAAGACACCTCGATGTTGTTCGTCGGCAGCGAGAACGCCGGGCGACTCACCCGTTCTGTCGCGTCCGTCGGCTCCGGCGTCGCCGCCGACGCCGGCTACGACGTGGTGATCGTCAGACAGGCGCGCCCGGCCGCCTCGACGGCCGTCAGGGCGGTCGAAGGAGAGTTGGAAGACGGCGTCGACGCGGGCTAG
- a CDS encoding VanZ family protein: MADRSPVVRVPLIPRGLRVAAVLVVAGTIAYFSLVTEASPPSAGPFFDKYVHFAGYTVLALLAAYATATLRDRPITRAVAVVVGVAAYGFVVELLQAPLPGRQFSLYDQVANTLGALTVVVWLLIERRVRYRRVAP; encoded by the coding sequence ATGGCTGACCGCTCGCCGGTCGTCCGAGTGCCGTTGATCCCTCGGGGTCTGCGCGTCGCCGCCGTTCTGGTCGTCGCCGGCACGATCGCGTACTTCTCGCTGGTCACGGAGGCGTCGCCCCCAAGCGCCGGGCCGTTCTTCGACAAGTACGTCCACTTCGCGGGCTACACCGTCCTGGCGCTGCTCGCGGCGTACGCCACCGCGACGCTGCGCGACCGCCCGATCACCCGGGCAGTGGCGGTCGTCGTCGGCGTCGCGGCGTACGGCTTCGTCGTGGAACTGCTCCAGGCCCCGCTGCCCGGCCGCCAGTTCAGCCTGTACGACCAGGTCGCCAACACCCTCGGCGCGCTCACGGTCGTCGTGTGGCTGCTGATCGAGCGACGGGTGCGGTACCGTCGCGTCGCGCCGTAG
- a CDS encoding DUF2110 family protein — translation MVVLATKCYVAGDARDRATDGMGSLVADAVGELTVDYDVGVRGDEFVAVTLTGDDAEVARNLLREQWGTITDHFDDGETYTGTLESWDEETFVLDTGTEVEIDTDGLGLGVGGADQIRDRFGLVQHTPLSFVYDADGDHELTEETRDTLYGWQRGDGRVNVNNATRAEVRATVNRAGHARDVVTVERLGLLEQSVVCREDTDPPGLLAAVGDRLPAELKCVVP, via the coding sequence ATGGTCGTTCTCGCAACGAAGTGTTACGTCGCCGGCGACGCCCGCGACCGCGCCACAGACGGGATGGGGTCGCTGGTCGCCGACGCGGTCGGGGAACTGACGGTCGACTACGACGTCGGCGTGCGTGGCGACGAGTTCGTCGCCGTCACCCTCACGGGCGACGACGCCGAGGTCGCCCGCAACCTCCTGCGCGAGCAGTGGGGCACGATCACGGACCACTTCGACGACGGTGAGACGTACACGGGCACCCTGGAGTCGTGGGACGAGGAGACGTTCGTCCTGGACACCGGCACGGAGGTCGAGATCGACACGGACGGGCTCGGGCTCGGCGTCGGGGGCGCAGACCAGATCCGTGACCGGTTCGGACTGGTCCAACACACCCCGCTGTCGTTCGTCTACGACGCGGACGGCGACCACGAACTCACCGAGGAGACCCGCGACACGCTGTACGGCTGGCAGCGGGGCGACGGCCGGGTGAACGTCAACAACGCCACCCGGGCGGAGGTGCGGGCGACGGTCAACCGGGCCGGCCACGCCCGCGACGTGGTGACGGTCGAGCGGCTGGGGCTGTTAGAGCAGAGCGTCGTCTGCCGGGAGGACACGGACCCGCCGGGGCTGCTGGCCGCCGTCGGCGACCGGCTCCCCGCGGAACTGAAGTGTGTGGTGCCCTAA
- a CDS encoding 4a-hydroxytetrahydrobiopterin dehydratase produces MADTLSDDEIAERLPDGWERDGDEIVRVYEFDSYLAGVGFAGGAGGLAEEAFHHPEITIRYAEVEVRLTTHDAGGITEKDTELAARFDELAD; encoded by the coding sequence ATGGCAGACACACTGTCCGACGACGAGATCGCAGAGCGACTGCCCGACGGCTGGGAGCGAGACGGCGACGAGATCGTCCGCGTGTACGAGTTCGACTCCTACCTCGCGGGCGTCGGGTTCGCCGGCGGTGCCGGCGGGCTCGCAGAGGAGGCGTTCCACCACCCGGAGATCACGATCCGGTACGCGGAAGTCGAGGTGCGGCTGACGACCCACGACGCCGGCGGCATCACGGAGAAGGACACGGAGTTGGCGGCGCGGTTCGACGAGCTGGCCGACTAA
- a CDS encoding DUF302 domain-containing protein, with amino-acid sequence MNLPFDPAEVDPEQFGEARTELAMDHETAVDHVRETFSDAGFGMATEFSPSEMLNEKVDREARSASSSRTQSDDADRDPYYVLGACNPQMADRALDATDGQIGALFPCNVVVHELEPGRQEVYHVSIMRIARLLGLPTDTEEMDAIIADTGELVDEAFERLDD; translated from the coding sequence GTGAACCTCCCGTTCGACCCCGCAGAAGTCGACCCGGAACAGTTCGGCGAAGCCCGCACGGAACTGGCGATGGACCACGAGACGGCCGTCGACCACGTCCGCGAGACGTTCTCGGACGCCGGCTTCGGGATGGCGACGGAGTTCTCCCCGTCGGAGATGCTCAACGAGAAGGTCGACAGAGAGGCGCGAAGCGCCTCAAGCAGTCGGACGCAGTCCGACGATGCAGACCGCGACCCCTACTACGTCCTGGGGGCGTGCAACCCGCAGATGGCCGACCGGGCGCTGGACGCCACGGACGGCCAGATCGGCGCGTTGTTCCCGTGTAACGTCGTCGTCCACGAACTAGAGCCCGGCCGCCAGGAGGTGTACCACGTCTCGATCATGCGGATCGCGCGACTGCTCGGGCTGCCGACGGACACGGAGGAGATGGACGCGATCATCGCCGACACGGGTGAACTCGTCGACGAGGCGTTCGAACGGTTGGACGACTGA
- a CDS encoding DEAD/DEAH box helicase: MAEAADTPDQQYVEHPLLTPGVVEDRRYQGLLADAASDADTLVCLPTGLGKTTVSLRVTARRLYEIGGKALFLAPTKPLVQQHADFYREALKVPDEEIVVFTGEVKPADRAAVWDDATVVIATPQVVENDLIGNRISLSRVTHLTFDECHRATGDYSYVYIAERYHADAQRPLVTAMSASPGGDEEEIRIVCENLGVDEVEVMTEADADVAEYTHETDVEWEEIELPEEVIEIRDALNEVIRDRLRKLKSLGVSDTTQPDVSQKELNAMRRELQQMMDAGQSDAYEGMSTHAEVMKLRRAVELVETQSVEALDRYFERQREAARSSGASKASQRMVAEPKVREAMRMADQFDDLHPKFRRTRVLLAQTLGIGGGERVIVFTESRDTAEALTEFLSASFDTRRFVGQGDKDGSDGMTQTEQQETLEQFRAGEFEVLVSTSVAEEGLDVPEVDLVLFFEPVPTAIRSIQRKGRTGRQEEGSVVVLMAEDTRDEAYFWISRRKEKKMEEELRSLKSVADEMSEELSGQSALDQFEDAGGETPDTPEPVEDAGDDASETDTDDTGGGDSVDDTDEAVGDDTDAVTGDVDGTVGDDTVGMTDDDVGDTADVPGPDTDETPALGDELDEDGVVATAGESAEAVEVVVDQRELDTTIARDLSTREGVETRLETLAVGDYVLSDRVAVERKSVADFLDTLVGGDRSLFEQVGDLARAYARPVVIVEGEDLYGERNVEPNAIRGALASLSVDFGASVLRTDDPTGTRDLLAVIAEREQTGNDRAVSAHGEKADKTLPEQQEYVVSSIADVGPVTARALLAEFGSVEGVMIAREEDLLEVDGVGEVTAGRIREVVGSDYAGR; encoded by the coding sequence ATGGCAGAGGCCGCCGACACGCCGGACCAGCAGTACGTCGAACACCCGCTCTTGACCCCCGGAGTCGTCGAGGACCGCCGGTACCAGGGGTTGCTCGCGGACGCCGCGAGCGACGCGGACACGCTCGTCTGTCTCCCGACGGGGCTGGGGAAGACGACGGTGTCGCTGCGGGTCACCGCCCGGCGGCTGTACGAGATCGGCGGGAAGGCGTTGTTCTTAGCGCCGACGAAGCCGCTCGTCCAGCAGCACGCCGACTTCTACCGGGAGGCGCTGAAGGTGCCCGACGAGGAGATCGTCGTGTTCACCGGCGAGGTGAAGCCCGCGGATCGGGCGGCCGTCTGGGACGACGCGACGGTCGTGATCGCCACGCCGCAGGTGGTGGAGAACGACCTGATCGGCAACCGGATCTCGCTGTCGCGGGTGACACACCTCACGTTCGACGAGTGTCACCGCGCGACGGGCGACTACTCGTACGTCTACATCGCCGAGCGGTACCACGCCGACGCCCAGCGGCCGCTCGTGACGGCGATGTCCGCCTCCCCCGGCGGCGACGAGGAGGAGATCCGGATCGTCTGTGAGAACCTCGGCGTCGACGAGGTGGAGGTGATGACGGAGGCGGACGCGGACGTGGCGGAGTACACCCACGAGACGGACGTGGAGTGGGAGGAGATCGAACTCCCGGAGGAGGTGATCGAGATCCGCGACGCGCTCAACGAGGTGATCCGCGACCGGCTCCGCAAGCTGAAGTCGCTGGGCGTGAGCGACACGACACAGCCGGACGTGTCCCAGAAGGAGTTGAACGCGATGCGGCGGGAGCTACAGCAGATGATGGACGCCGGCCAGTCGGACGCCTACGAGGGGATGTCCACCCACGCGGAGGTGATGAAGCTCCGCCGGGCGGTGGAGTTGGTGGAGACCCAGAGCGTGGAGGCGCTGGACCGCTACTTCGAGCGCCAGCGGGAGGCCGCCCGGTCGTCGGGGGCGTCGAAGGCGAGCCAGCGGATGGTGGCCGAGCCGAAGGTGCGGGAGGCGATGCGGATGGCGGACCAGTTCGACGATCTCCACCCGAAGTTCCGCCGGACGCGGGTGTTGCTCGCCCAGACGCTGGGGATCGGCGGCGGGGAGCGCGTGATCGTGTTCACGGAGTCGCGCGACACGGCGGAGGCGCTGACTGAGTTCCTGTCGGCGTCGTTCGACACCCGGCGGTTCGTCGGTCAGGGTGACAAGGACGGCTCCGACGGGATGACCCAGACGGAACAACAGGAGACGCTGGAACAGTTCCGCGCCGGGGAGTTCGAGGTGCTCGTGTCGACGAGCGTCGCCGAGGAGGGGTTGGACGTGCCGGAGGTGGATCTCGTCTTGTTCTTCGAGCCGGTGCCGACGGCGATCCGGTCGATCCAACGGAAGGGCCGGACCGGCCGCCAGGAGGAGGGGAGCGTCGTGGTCTTGATGGCCGAAGACACCCGCGACGAGGCGTACTTCTGGATCTCCCGCCGGAAGGAGAAGAAGATGGAAGAGGAGCTCCGGTCGCTCAAGAGCGTCGCCGACGAGATGTCCGAGGAGCTGAGCGGCCAGTCCGCGTTGGACCAGTTCGAGGACGCGGGCGGCGAGACCCCGGACACACCCGAGCCCGTCGAGGACGCGGGCGACGACGCGAGCGAGACCGACACGGACGACACCGGCGGTGGCGACTCCGTAGACGACACGGACGAGGCCGTCGGCGACGACACCGACGCGGTCACCGGCGACGTCGACGGCACGGTCGGCGACGACACCGTCGGCATGACCGACGACGATGTCGGCGACACCGCCGACGTACCCGGGCCGGACACCGACGAGACGCCGGCGTTGGGCGACGAGCTCGACGAAGACGGCGTGGTAGCGACGGCCGGGGAGTCGGCGGAGGCGGTGGAGGTGGTGGTGGACCAGCGCGAACTCGACACCACCATCGCGCGGGACCTCTCCACCCGCGAGGGGGTCGAGACCCGGCTGGAGACGCTCGCGGTCGGCGACTACGTGCTCTCCGACCGGGTCGCGGTCGAACGGAAGTCCGTCGCGGACTTCCTCGACACGCTCGTCGGCGGCGACCGGTCGTTGTTCGAGCAGGTCGGCGACCTCGCTCGGGCGTACGCTCGGCCGGTCGTGATCGTGGAAGGCGAGGACCTGTACGGGGAACGCAACGTGGAGCCGAACGCGATCCGGGGGGCGTTGGCGTCGTTGTCCGTCGACTTCGGCGCGTCGGTCCTCCGGACGGACGACCCCACGGGCACTCGTGACCTCCTAGCGGTGATCGCCGAACGGGAACAGACCGGCAACGACCGGGCGGTGTCGGCACACGGGGAGAAGGCGGACAAGACCCTGCCGGAGCAACAGGAGTACGTCGTCAGCTCCATCGCCGACGTGGGGCCGGTGACGGCCCGCGCGCTGCTGGCGGAATTCGGCAGCGTGGAGGGGGTGATGATCGCCCGCGAGGAGGATCTGCTCGAAGTGGACGGCGTCGGCGAGGTGACGGCCGGTCGAATCCGCGAGGTGGTCGGCAGTGACTACGCCGGGCGGTGA
- a CDS encoding MFS transporter yields the protein MSLLRTNRNFLLLFSGRVLTNVGDSVYVIASMWFVHDLTGSTALTGLAGFIIRGPKFFRAFVGPLVDRWPLKRTITGTELVQACFVATLPLAYVQGLFSVWLLLGVTFVVNTVAQFGYPAHKKAIPRIVADDDIVEGNSLITSSTKGLNVVFNAASGVLVGVLGIAAIFALDFLTFLLSFTAFSLISLSDSRPETSGDEEATTYVDQLRRGFEYVVGSRLRTILLAAVVANFTYGLMYAVLPQFADSFSGLVLGGVGMYGLLMAAMSAGTLIGTASVQFVDHLPFGRLVIVTYSTAAVTWGLGIVSGLPLVTLASFVVSFSAVGVNNVMLLSVIQSTVEDRMLSRVSAITSTASTSMLPVGSLLGGALAEFVGVTPILLLQSVGLMFIAVVFLVRPQIRSLPSADSISPDELGLA from the coding sequence GTGTCACTGCTGAGAACAAATCGGAACTTTCTACTCTTGTTTTCGGGTAGAGTGCTGACCAACGTCGGGGACAGCGTGTACGTGATCGCGTCGATGTGGTTCGTCCACGACCTGACTGGCTCGACTGCACTGACTGGACTGGCCGGATTCATCATCCGTGGACCGAAGTTCTTCAGGGCGTTCGTCGGGCCACTGGTGGACCGGTGGCCGTTGAAACGGACGATCACCGGCACGGAGCTCGTACAGGCCTGTTTCGTGGCGACCCTGCCGCTCGCGTACGTACAGGGTCTCTTCTCCGTCTGGCTGTTACTGGGTGTGACCTTCGTGGTGAACACGGTCGCCCAGTTCGGCTACCCGGCTCACAAGAAAGCCATCCCGCGGATCGTCGCCGACGACGACATCGTGGAGGGAAACTCGCTGATCACGTCGTCCACGAAGGGTCTGAACGTCGTGTTCAACGCTGCGAGTGGGGTCCTGGTCGGTGTTCTCGGAATTGCGGCCATCTTCGCGTTAGACTTTCTGACGTTCCTGCTGTCGTTCACCGCGTTCAGTCTCATCTCCCTCTCGGACAGCCGACCGGAGACGAGCGGCGACGAGGAGGCGACGACGTACGTCGACCAGCTCCGGAGAGGGTTCGAGTACGTCGTCGGCTCCCGGCTCCGGACGATTCTCCTGGCGGCAGTAGTTGCGAACTTCACCTACGGACTGATGTACGCCGTACTCCCACAGTTTGCTGACAGTTTCAGTGGACTCGTCCTCGGGGGTGTCGGGATGTACGGACTGCTGATGGCGGCGATGTCGGCGGGCACACTGATCGGAACCGCCAGTGTGCAGTTCGTCGACCACCTCCCGTTCGGCCGACTCGTGATCGTTACCTACTCGACTGCAGCAGTGACGTGGGGCCTGGGGATCGTCTCCGGACTACCACTCGTCACGCTCGCGTCGTTCGTCGTGTCCTTCTCTGCGGTCGGAGTGAACAACGTCATGTTGCTCTCCGTGATCCAGTCGACCGTCGAAGACCGGATGCTCTCTCGCGTCTCCGCTATCACGTCGACCGCCTCGACGTCGATGCTGCCCGTCGGCTCACTGCTCGGTGGGGCGCTCGCCGAGTTCGTCGGTGTCACACCGATCCTGCTACTCCAGTCGGTCGGGCTCATGTTCATCGCCGTGGTGTTTCTCGTCCGCCCACAGATCCGCTCACTCCCGTCTGCCGACAGCATCTCTCCGGACGAACTGGGGCTCGCGTAG
- a CDS encoding DUF5803 family protein, whose product MLGTRRTRGLIALVLLIALSGCLGGFGGLDDSELDETPPGGSYEWNASADAHVTIHQNTTFEAVYDAEGEEVELFRRDGFGGRNPLSVSAIRYQYPNGTVIDGTTLAERGEVDQSRESVTVTFPAGNVTGDKLGVTSGGSPKRFAIPTYVEGDYEVVLPPGRRASLPVFGRVSPPADRISSPDERDRVHITVSDVTTDSVVVQFYMPRDLRILAVVLAVGGLVAAGGVVYYLRQIRELRARREEMGLDVDTEDDDFGQDPPPGMG is encoded by the coding sequence ATGCTCGGAACACGACGGACCCGCGGGCTGATCGCGCTCGTCCTCCTGATCGCGCTGTCCGGTTGTCTCGGCGGCTTCGGCGGCTTGGACGACTCTGAGTTGGACGAGACTCCCCCCGGCGGGAGCTACGAGTGGAACGCCAGCGCCGACGCTCACGTGACGATCCACCAGAACACGACCTTCGAGGCGGTGTACGACGCAGAAGGCGAGGAGGTCGAGCTGTTCCGGCGCGACGGCTTCGGCGGTCGCAACCCGCTGTCGGTGAGTGCGATTCGGTACCAGTACCCCAACGGAACCGTGATCGACGGCACCACGCTCGCCGAGCGCGGCGAGGTGGACCAGTCGCGCGAGAGCGTCACCGTCACCTTCCCCGCGGGCAACGTCACCGGCGACAAACTGGGTGTCACCTCCGGCGGCTCGCCCAAGCGGTTCGCCATCCCGACGTACGTAGAGGGTGACTACGAGGTCGTCCTCCCGCCCGGGCGACGGGCGTCGCTGCCGGTGTTCGGGCGCGTCTCCCCGCCGGCGGACCGGATCTCGTCGCCGGACGAACGGGACCGGGTCCACATCACGGTCTCGGACGTGACGACGGACTCCGTCGTCGTCCAGTTCTACATGCCGCGTGACCTCCGCATCCTGGCGGTGGTGCTCGCGGTCGGCGGCCTCGTCGCCGCCGGCGGCGTGGTGTACTACCTCCGGCAGATCCGCGAGCTCCGAGCCCGCCGCGAGGAGATGGGGTTGGACGTGGACACCGAAGACGACGACTTCGGTCAGGACCCGCCGCCCGGAATGGGCTAG